In the genome of Novipirellula artificiosorum, the window CCCCGACGAGAGAATTAAACTTAAGTTCTAGTCCTTCAATAATATGTGCGTCTTGCATCAACGCATTATCGACGAAATAGGTGTTTTTCTCCTATAGCAGTTCGATACTTTATTTGCGGACGGTCCCTAACATGGCAATCTCCAAAGGTGTCATGGTTTGTATCGCGGCGGTGAACAACACTGCCCGGCGAGTGAACCCTTGCAAACGCGATTGCCGTGCCAAACGCGTTTTCGATTTCGTTTTGCAGCAAAAACTTGGAAACGGCCCACCGACCTGTATGCCTACGAAGCAACCTGGTCGCGAAACGAACATCATTCCTTTGGCTCGCGCGCTAGGGTTCTCCACAACCACGATGCTGATGTCAGTGGCGATTCCTTCGGATTCCCGTCATCGAGAATAGCGTGCGCGAGCAGTGTCTCAGTGGTTCACTAGCTGGACAGCGCCACTTGATGAGCGGCAAGACGCTAGCGGGCCGTTTAGGACCATGAAATACCGGCGAGCTAGCGTCTAGCCGCTCAATCCGAGATTGATTCGGCAGTTTACGTTAAATTGCCCGCAACGCGGCGCTGTCCAGCTACTCTTCGACGCGACCTGGTCGAGTGTATTTGTCTTTGTAGTTCATGCACTTTTCTCGTCGTCTGCCGAGCATCGCTTTGTATTCGGGATCGACCGCCACATCGACCAGTTGCGTCGGATCGACTTCGCGGTCGGGCAATAGCTCGACGCCATTCACGAAGGGCGTTAGCGCTGCGCCTTGGTACTTCGATGGAATCGGATGGTTAACGAGGTCGAGAATCGTCGCGGGATTGTCAAGGCTTGGCCGGTTGGGTTCGATATTCTCGAACAATCCATCCTCCGCATTCCCATTGTTTTTTCCGCCAGCATTCCTCGCAAAACCGCCAGCCAGGTTTCGATGACCCACCCATTCTGTGGAAGAGCCGGTTATAAAAGTCACTGTGTGGTGCAAATTCCTGGCGACATAAACGAAAGTGGAGCCTGGTGATAAGCTTGCTAAGCTCGACTTTTTCCTTTTGGCCCTCCCACGGAATGGGTGGGTGATCGTATCCAGGCTGGCGGTTTTCTTAGGATCGAGCGGAAACTAAGTGTCTGTTTTTGTCGTGTCCGTGGCTTCCAGATTAGCCTATCTTCATGCGGTTGCTACCAACCGATTCCTACCCCGACAGGGGTTAGATTCCGAAGCCCAGGGTCGCGATAGCGCACCCTGGGTCACCGACCGCATTTGGCAGCATACCTCGAAGAGGTTTTACAATTGACGGCATCGACGCCCCAATCGGAAGCCCATTGGCAGTGGCCTCCCCATCTGTCGTTGATGTCACTGTACAACGCTTGCAGCGTATGAGAACGACGTCGACACCGTGGCCCTAGGGTGCGCCGCTTCGCGTCGACCCTAGGCTATGGAATCTAACCGCTTCGCGGTAATGCCTCCTGCCGCAGCAATGCGGCGATTTGGAATCAAATCGCTCGGGACGTGCGGAAGAAATGGTGGAAGCCTATCTCAATGTTCAAGTCCGAAAGTAATTTCCCGATCGATCCTAAGCAGCGTGCGGGAAATAACTGGGTCAGGGAGGGAAGAGTTTCTCGCTGGGCCCCGGTCGAACGAGCGTGTTTTTCTGGGGTTTCTTTTTGGACTTCGAGATAGAATCACGCGGAACATACTCTTCTTGCCCTACTTTTTCTTCGCAACGACCTCCTGCAGAAACGGAAAAAGTCGAGCTTAGAACCCATCCGAAAAGGGGTCTGACCCTCTCTTGGGCTGAGCGTATCGGTAGCGATTCCATTGGAAAACAACGAGTTTCTGAGCAATCGAAACGTTGGTCGACAAAGGGTCAGACCCCTTTTCGGATAGGTTCTAAATGGCTACGTAGAACGTGTGTTCTGTATTCAACGCGACAACACGATCTGTAATAACGGAATGCTCGTTGTCGAAGGTCGCAGAGAAGTCAAACCGAATCCGAGCTGCAAAACGGGTAGTGGGAACTGGAAGGAGAAAAGAGAAAACATCCAATACACTTCGTCGTGTCTCATCACCAAGGGACTTCACAGTTGGAAGTACGGACGTTTCGAGGTCAAAGCGAGGATCAAAACTCAAGAAGGATTGTGGCCAGCGATTTGGTTTCTGGGTGTCAATGGACGATGGCCCAGCAACGGTGAGATCGACCTGATGGAGTTCTATGGTGGGTGTCTACTTGCCAATGCTTGCTGGGGCGGTAACACACGAGGAAGAGTGAAGTGGGATGAAAGCAAGAAACCGGTCATGTCGTTCGCAGACCCAAAGTGGGACGAGAAGTTCCACGTTTGG includes:
- a CDS encoding glycoside hydrolase family 16 protein, whose protein sequence is MFCIQRDNTICNNGMLVVEGRREVKPNPSCKTGSGNWKEKRENIQYTSSCLITKGLHSWKYGRFEVKARIKTQEGLWPAIWFLGVNGRWPSNGEIDLMEFYGGCLLANACWGGNTRGRVKWDESKKPVMSFADPKWDEKFHVWRMDWDSSSIELYVDDMLLNTIDLTETINVTDRGPTNPFQQPHYLLLNLAIGGKSGGDPSKTTFPTRYEIDYVRVFQKEADTRKSNAN
- a CDS encoding alkaline phosphatase family protein encodes the protein MGHRNLAGGFARNAGGKNNGNAEDGLFENIEPNRPSLDNPATILDLVNHPIPSKYQGAALTPFVNGVELLPDREVDPTQLVDVAVDPEYKAMLGRRREKCMNYKDKYTRPGRVEE